The Populus nigra chromosome 14, ddPopNigr1.1, whole genome shotgun sequence genome has a segment encoding these proteins:
- the LOC133672463 gene encoding PLAT domain-containing protein 3-like — MLYITHFQPIIAFTFLQTQKKGQKMSFRPLLLPLLLLLSFSSIVFSDEDCVYTMYVRTGSIIKGGTDSIISATLYDTYGYGVEVPDLERWGGLMEPGHNYFERGNLDIFSGRGPCLNAPVCALNLTSDGSGSGHGWYVNYVEVTTTGVHAACAQKKFEIEQWLALDTSPYSLIAFRDYCDYLDVKKSAGSSSM, encoded by the exons ATGCTCTATATAACCCACTTCCAACCAATCATAGCTTTCACATTCTTACAAACTCAAAAGAAGGGGCAAAAAATGTCATTCCGCCCTCTCCTCCtccctctcctcctccttctttccTTCTCCTCCATAGTATTTTCT GATGAAGACTGCGTATACACAATGTACGTAAGAACAGGATCCATCATCAAAGGAGGCACGGACTCCATCATAAGCGCGACACTGTACGACACTTATGGTTATGGCGTGGAGGTCCCAGATCTTGAGAGATGGGGAGGGCTAATGGAGCCAGGCCACAACTACTTCGAGAGGGGTAATTTGGACATTTTCAGTGGGAGAGGACCATGTTTGAATGCACCTGTGTGTGCCTTGAACTTGACCTCTGATGGGTCAGGTTCAGGCCATGGGTGGTACGTTAACTACGTGGAGGTGACGACAACAGGGGTCCATGCGGCTTGTGCCCAAAAGAAGTTCGAGATTGAGCAATGGCTGGCCCTTGATACCTCGCCTTATAGCTTAATTGCTTTTAGGGATTACTGTGATTATCTTGATGTTAAGAAATCCGCCGGAAGCTCTTCTATGTAA
- the LOC133672936 gene encoding PLAT domain-containing protein 2-like, with the protein MSLNTFLLCLLLLFSFSVIALSDEDCVYTLYIRTGSIIKGGTDSIISVRFYDKYGDYVGISNIEAWGGLMEPGHDYFERGDLDIFSGRAPCLSSPVCALNLTSDGTGSGHGWYVNYVEVTKTGVHATCSQMKFTIEQWLALDTSPYELTAIRNYCDYHADDRAKTSAGLSSS; encoded by the exons ATGTCCCTTAACACTTTCCTCCTgtgtctcctcctcctcttctcctTTTCCGTCATCGCCCTTTCT GATGAAGACTGTGTGTACACACTCTACATAAGAACAGGGTCCATCATCAAAGGTGGCACGGACTCGATCATAAGCGTGAGGTTCTACGACAAGTATGGTGACTACGTGGGGATCTCCAATATTGAAGCATGGGGAGGGTTGATGGAGCCTGGTCACGACTACTTCGAGAGGGGTGATTTGGACATTTTCAGCGGGAGAGCGCCGTGCTTGAGTTCACCGGTGTGTGCCCTGAACTTGACCTCTGATGGGACAGGGTCAGGTCATGGGTGGTATGTTAACTACGTGGAGGTGACTAAAACGGGAGTCCATGCTACTTGTTCACAGATGAAATTTACTATTGAGCAGTGGCTGGCTCTTGATACTTCGCCTTATGAGTTAACTGCTATTAGGAATTATTGTGATTATCATGCGGATGATCGAGCTAAAACATCTGCTGGTTTAagttcttcttag